One part of the Gemmatimonas sp. genome encodes these proteins:
- a CDS encoding aldehyde dehydrogenase family protein has product MTTTYRNFIGGQWIAPSTGAYFENRNPADQQDLIGLFPASGASDIEAAVASARRGFEQWKRTPAPARGDVLRRVGDLLAARKEELADLMTREMGKPLAETRGDVQEGIDTAYYAATEGRRLFGHTVPSELANKWAMSMRRPIGVCGLITPFNFPLAIPTWKAFPALLCGNAVILKPAEDVPHTSTVLVEVLLEAGLPPEVIQLVHGMGEVVGKALVEHPQVPVISFTGSTETGRFVGETCGRMHKRLSLEMGGKNAQIVLDDADLDLALDGVLWGAFGTTGQRCTATSRLVLQESIHDAFVARLAERAQALRLGDGRRAGTDVGPLVNEAAREKVERYITIGREQGATLVCGGARATGGDLDRGFFFQPTIFTGVTAGSRLDQEEIFGPVLSVIKVKDAAEAFDVNNGVRYGLSSSVYTRNVNVAFRALQELDNGITYVNAPTIGAEAHLPFGGVKETGNGHREGGWEVYEFYSETKVGYVDYSGALQRAQIDNY; this is encoded by the coding sequence ATGACCACCACCTACCGGAACTTCATTGGCGGCCAGTGGATTGCCCCCTCCACCGGCGCGTACTTCGAAAATCGCAATCCTGCCGATCAGCAGGATCTGATCGGGCTCTTCCCCGCCTCCGGCGCCTCGGACATCGAGGCCGCCGTGGCCAGCGCCCGTCGTGGCTTCGAGCAGTGGAAGCGGACGCCGGCCCCGGCGCGCGGCGACGTGCTGCGACGCGTGGGCGACCTGCTGGCCGCGCGCAAGGAAGAACTCGCCGACCTCATGACGCGCGAGATGGGCAAGCCGCTGGCGGAAACGCGCGGGGATGTACAGGAAGGCATCGATACCGCCTACTACGCCGCCACCGAGGGGCGCCGCCTGTTCGGGCACACGGTGCCCAGCGAGCTCGCCAACAAGTGGGCCATGAGCATGCGCCGCCCCATTGGCGTGTGCGGGCTCATCACCCCGTTCAACTTCCCGCTGGCCATTCCCACCTGGAAGGCCTTCCCGGCGCTGCTCTGCGGCAACGCGGTCATCCTCAAGCCCGCCGAAGATGTACCGCACACGAGCACGGTGCTGGTGGAGGTGCTGCTGGAGGCGGGGCTGCCCCCCGAGGTCATCCAGCTGGTGCACGGTATGGGTGAGGTGGTGGGCAAGGCGCTGGTGGAGCACCCGCAGGTGCCGGTCATTTCGTTCACCGGCAGCACCGAGACGGGGCGGTTCGTGGGTGAGACCTGCGGCCGCATGCACAAGCGGCTGAGCCTCGAAATGGGCGGCAAGAACGCGCAGATCGTGCTCGACGACGCCGACCTCGATCTGGCGCTCGACGGCGTGCTCTGGGGCGCCTTTGGCACCACCGGGCAGCGGTGCACCGCCACCAGCCGTCTCGTGCTGCAGGAGAGCATTCACGACGCCTTCGTGGCGCGCCTCGCCGAACGGGCGCAGGCGCTGCGTCTGGGCGACGGGCGCCGTGCAGGGACCGACGTGGGACCGCTGGTGAACGAAGCGGCGCGCGAGAAGGTGGAGCGGTACATCACGATCGGTCGCGAGCAGGGGGCCACCCTCGTGTGCGGCGGCGCCCGCGCCACCGGCGGCGATCTCGATCGCGGGTTCTTCTTCCAGCCCACCATCTTCACCGGGGTCACCGCAGGGTCGCGCCTCGACCAGGAGGAGATCTTCGGCCCGGTGCTGAGCGTGATCAAGGTGAAGGATGCCGCTGAAGCCTTCGACGTGAACAACGGGGTGCGCTACGGGCTCTCCAGCTCGGTGTATACGCGCAACGTGAACGTGGCCTTCCGGGCGCTGCAGGAGCTCGACAACGGCATCACGTACGTGAACGCGCCCACCATTGGTGCCGAAGCGCACCTCCCCTTTGGCGGCGTCAAGGAAACCGGCAACGGGCACCGCGAGGGGGGCTGGGAAGTGTACGAGTTTTATTCGGAAACCAAGGTGGGATACGTGGACTACTCGGGCGCGTTGCAGCGTGCGCAGATCGACAATTACTGA
- a CDS encoding sigma-54 dependent transcriptional regulator, with amino-acid sequence MNRRVLVIDDEPGIRQALGQLLEYEGFEVKTASGGAEGITLYDAFRPQLVFLDVKMAGLDGLEVLKRLRQADPTATVVMISGHATIQTAVEATQLGAYDILEKPLDTDRVLVLLRNAFENRTLSEENARLRETIESRYEIVGRSFGIRALLDRIEKVAATPARVLITGENGTGKELVARAIHRGSPRAKKPFVEVNCAAIPSELIESELFGHMKGSFTGAVSDRAGKFEQADGGTLFLDEIGDMSANAQAKVLRVLQDGVVTRIGGNKPVQVDVRVLAATNKQLEEEIAAGRFREDLFYRLNVVPITVPALRERREDIPLLVVHFLQQLAARDGLPARGITDDALRRLQELEWQGNVRELRNTVERLVILASHATIGAPDVERLVGRRATESPGLGGLLDIATFEEFKQAAERAYLLAKLRQFDWNVSETARALDMPRSNLYKKIERYALQRETAE; translated from the coding sequence ATGAACCGTCGCGTCCTCGTCATCGACGACGAACCGGGAATTCGCCAGGCCCTGGGCCAGCTGCTGGAATACGAAGGGTTCGAGGTGAAAACGGCGAGTGGTGGCGCCGAGGGGATCACGCTGTACGATGCCTTCCGTCCGCAGCTCGTCTTTCTCGATGTGAAGATGGCGGGGCTCGACGGCCTCGAGGTGCTCAAGCGGCTGCGGCAGGCCGACCCCACCGCCACGGTGGTGATGATCAGCGGCCACGCCACCATCCAGACGGCGGTGGAAGCCACGCAGCTGGGCGCGTACGACATCCTCGAGAAGCCGCTCGATACCGATCGCGTGCTGGTGCTGCTGCGCAACGCGTTCGAGAACCGCACGCTCAGTGAAGAAAACGCGCGGCTGCGCGAAACGATCGAAAGCCGCTACGAGATCGTGGGGCGGTCGTTCGGCATTCGCGCGCTGCTCGATCGCATCGAGAAGGTGGCGGCCACGCCGGCGCGCGTGCTCATCACCGGGGAGAACGGGACCGGCAAGGAGCTGGTGGCGCGCGCCATCCACCGGGGGTCGCCGCGCGCCAAGAAGCCGTTCGTCGAGGTGAACTGCGCCGCGATTCCCAGCGAGCTCATCGAAAGCGAGCTGTTCGGGCACATGAAGGGCTCCTTCACCGGCGCGGTGAGCGATCGTGCCGGCAAGTTCGAACAGGCCGACGGCGGCACGCTGTTTCTCGATGAAATCGGCGACATGAGCGCCAACGCGCAGGCCAAGGTGCTGCGCGTATTGCAGGATGGCGTGGTCACGCGCATTGGTGGCAACAAGCCGGTGCAGGTGGATGTGCGGGTACTGGCGGCCACCAACAAGCAGCTCGAGGAGGAGATCGCCGCGGGGCGCTTTCGCGAGGATCTCTTCTATCGGCTCAACGTGGTGCCCATCACGGTGCCGGCGCTGCGTGAGCGGCGGGAGGACATTCCGCTGCTCGTCGTGCACTTCCTGCAGCAGCTGGCGGCCCGTGACGGCCTGCCGGCGCGCGGCATTACCGACGACGCGCTGCGCCGCCTGCAGGAGCTCGAGTGGCAGGGCAACGTGCGTGAGCTGCGCAATACGGTGGAGCGGCTGGTCATTCTGGCCAGTCACGCCACCATCGGCGCTCCCGACGTGGAGCGTCTGGTGGGGCGTCGGGCCACCGAATCGCCGGGGCTGGGGGGGCTGCTCGACATTGCCACCTTCGAGGAGTTCAAGCAGGCAGCCGAGCGGGCGTATCTGCTGGCCAAGCTGCGCCAGTTCGACTGGAACGTCTCGGAAACGGCACGCGCGCTGGACATGCCGCGCTCCAACCTGTACAAGAAGATCGAGCGCTACGCCCTGCAGCGCGAAACCGCCGAGTAG